In the Apodemus sylvaticus chromosome 3, mApoSyl1.1, whole genome shotgun sequence genome, CCAATCCTGTGGTACATAACCATCTTCTCTATTTCCCTCTCTCCgacttccctcctctctcttccccctcttttgttttaagacagaattttcactaagtagccctgactggccttaagttttctatgtagcccaggctggccttgatcttacagagatccacttgcctctgcttcctgaatgctggctTCAAAGGTGTGTGCAGCAAAGCTCagaccttcctccttccctccctccctctctctctctctctctcctctcttttctttctttctttcttttcttttttttttttttttaaagatagggtctcttgtagcccaggctggcctcgaactcactaagtagctgaggatgaccttgaacttttggcCTTCCTGTCTCTATCTGCTGAGTGTCAAAGAGGGAATCTAGAAGAGTCTCTCTTTCTACAGATGCCTCATGGCTGAACCCAAGTCAcgaggcttggtagcaagtggtCACCTGCTGAAGCATCTTGCCGTTCCTTACCCACTGAATGGGTGTGTGCCATCAAgactggttttttgtttattattattttttaaacagctCAAGGAATCACACCTAGGGCATGCTAGACAACTGCTCTACCACCTGAGCTATGCTTTGCCCccaagtttttgttgttttgtgacaAGGTTTTACTATATAGCCCAAACTGTTACCTAACTCATGGAAAGCCCCCGCCCCACACTCCCAGGCGTTAGGAATGTGGGCACGAGTCACTGCGGTCCCAGGTGCTGGCTTTTCCTCCCACAGCCACCTGGGACCCCTCGAATTCCTTTGAGTCCCTGCCTGCCATTCGTTCTAAAGTCTTCCTGGACTGCTCTGGGCTGCAGTGTGGTTCATCCTTGTACCACTTTCATTACCAGACATCCACTTTTATTCAAAACGCCAGTTGCCAGCGTCCCACTAGAGCGTGGCAAAGAGAGGCCAGGACAACAGGGTGCCCGCCTTGCTGGCCTGGACAGTACATAGGCTCAGAGGCTGGCCCTGCTCTTTGGAGCATAGCATGTTCGTTTGTTTTCCAAGCATCCCCATGAGAGGTCTGTTCCCCTGAAGTATAAGGATGCCAGAGTCTCTAAGAAGCTGCCACCATACCCCTTGGCCTGGCGATTTCTCTGTAACCCCATTATCCTCTTGAGAATCCCCCAAGTACCCGTGTTCCTTGGCCCCCGAGGGACCATGGTCGACCAGATTGTGACTTTGTCTTATCTCTTCAGACACCATGGCTGCTGTCCCTTCGAGGGGAGTTGGTGGCTTCTCTGGAGGATGCCAGCTTGATGGGACTGGAGGTGGATATTGGTGCCACCACGATCACCATCCAAAGCCCAAGACAAGAACTTCTTCAGAGGCAAGAGGTCAGTGGTGGATGGCGGGCCACACCCTCAGGTTTGAGGGAGGGCTCTGTAGCCTGGCCCCCAAGGAACACTTTGTTACCCTGAATGCCAACTCACGTGTCCACCTGTGAGACTGGACAGATTTAGGCAGGCGGCTTCGAAAATTGGGCCCCATTAGCGTAAAGTGCACCGCTCGGCAGATGAGGGGGCTCCGGCAATCACGCAGTCAGCGAGACCTGATCATGGTGGCAGGAGCCTAATTACCATCTCTTTAAATAGCCCAAAGTTGCCGTGTAAGAGAAGACGGTTCATATGACATTTGCTCGAGCTTGCTTCCTGCTAAAAATATCCTGGCTAAATAATATTTCCTGGTGGCACCGGAGCAGCAGGCCCCGGCCTGGAGTCTGACTCTCGGGGCTTTGTTCAGAGGTGGTGGAAGGTGGGGTGGCTAGGAGGGAATGTGCCTCTGGAAGGAACAGTGGCCACAGGGGGACCTTCCTGCCTCCCCAGGTGCAGAACACCTCCCTGGAGCTTCTACCCTTGTGGCTGGTGAGCGGTTCTGATGCCTACTCCTTGGAGGCTGCGTGCCCACTGGGTAAGACCCAGGGGTGCCCCTAATGCCCACCTCTCCGACTTAAGCACTGTATGTCACTGTTTCCTCCCCTCTGCTAACCACCTTGTCCCCCTACCCcagtctcttcccttcttttcttatCCCCAACATCAGTGATGGGAGGAGTTTGAGGGGATGCCAGGGCAGGCTGTCTGGTGTGAGGAGCGAGACCTTGGCTATCTATGGAGGGCTGCTAACCTGGGATCTGGGAACGTCTCGGGGCTCTGGGCAGACTCCAGGGATGCTGAGgacaaaaatgggaaaagatctgtgCTCCTATTCTGCAAGGCTTAGTTAGAGGTAATACCCTCCCTTCTGCATTGCCGAGAGGCCAGGACTCTGGAAGTACTCTGCTGGCCTCTAGGGGATTTAAATTCTAAATCCATCTAACACTATGCAAAGTTAGATGGACCAGGGGCTTTGTCCTGTGTGGGTAGATGAGAAATGAGGAACCCTGCAGGTTTGATTAGAATTTCATCATGAAATAAGTTTCAGAGTGAGAACTCTGGGGAGTTTGGGAGCCTTGGGAGAAAGTCCTTGCCAAGTCCCCCTATACGTCTCCTGCCCTGTTGGTGTTATTTGAAATATCTTTATTTTGGAGACAAATGCTTTCATTTAGCAACTGCAGAGCTGGCTCAGAATGCCCCCGTGAGAGGGCTGACACAACAAAATTCTCACTAAAGTGTACACAACTGATGAGCTGTTTCCCAACAGCAACTTGTAATGGAAGGAGCACCCAGCAGGCTCACGGAACACAGTCCTAGAGAGAGGGGCCACCCTGCTCCTGGCACCTGCCTTTCACAGTGACCTTCCCACATGACAGCATCCTCTGGGATGGTCCGTGCAAGATGGACCAGAAAGAGGGCAGGAAGCTCCTCGTTCTGGTCCATGCAGGAATGGTCTTGGGGCCCAGTCCCAGTGTCTAAATCAATTGAGTAATGTGTGGGGCTGGTCATGGCTGTGCTAAGGCCTGTGTGTctgtaactcatttttttttttccctctgtgtagctctggctgtcctggaacttactctgtagaccagcctggcctcgagctcagaaatccgcctgcctctgtctcccgagtgctgggattaaaggcaggctccaccactgcccgtctGTAACTCATTTTCTGGGTCACATGTCCTTGCAGTGTCTTCCCAGCCAGGGTCGGAGATCTCAGTTCACATCCCCAAGCAGAGACTGGGTCTGGTCAAAAGAGGATCCCTCTTTGAAGAGTCTCTGAGTCCCAGGTTCCTTCAGGTGCAGCAGTCTGACACCTTCACGGTGGCTGAGGACAGGGACTTTGTGGTTGTCAGCATACCAGCCACGCAGCTGCTTCAGGACCAGGTCAGTGTCCCGAGGGCATTGCCACACCATGCTATTCCCTCTGAGGAGTCCTGCTTGGGCTACAGTTAGAGCCAGAAGTCAGAAATGCAGAGAGCAGGTCTTTAGGGGGCTGGCTGGGAGGTGGCCTCTCCGTTCAGACCCTGAAGGTTCAGTTTGGTTTTGGAGGTGGCCCCAACAGGGACAGCCATAGGACATGGGTACATCTTGTCACACTGTCTTGCTGCCCTACAGCCATGCCAAGAAGCCAGAGAATCCTCAGCGACCCAAGCTTTCTACAGGGTGGACCTGAGCCTGGACTTTGCAGAGATGGACTCCCCAGTACACTGGACGGTAGAGAACTTTTTCCAGTGTGTGGGTAAGTAAAGAACCTGCTggtgacaggcatgtgccacacaaGGTCGTGTTTCCTGTCCTGGGTTCACTCTCCTATGACAGCTTTTCAATCTCTGGGTAGGAGAGCGGCCGCATCCACACAGCTTAGTGATTCTGTCAGGCATGCTGCTGGATCTGGCTGAGATAAAGAGAGGCCTGGGTCCTGAATGAGGAAAAGATACCTGGCTGTGGGTGGAAGACAGGTGGGAGTGTAGTAACTGTCCCGCTCTGCCTCAGGTTAGAGTATGCGCATGCGCCAATATGGAAGCCGAAGGCTAATGTCCAATCAATGTCTACCTTGCTCATTCAACttgatattttgagacaaagtctttcactgaacctggagcttagcTATTCAGCTAGTCTGATCACTTTGTAAACTTtaaggatcttcctgcctctgcctcccaaatcctgggattagcAGGAACATGCTATAGCATGgggcttttaaaaacatttatttgtgtgggtttttttttctttgtttgttttgttttgtttgagacagggtttttccgtgtagccctggccatcccggaactcattctgtagaccaggctggcctgaaactcagatgATGGGATAAAAGgcgggtgccaccactgcccacggcttttgtttttctgtttttttaaatttatttgtacaggtgttttgcttgcatatatgtctatgcaccatacATGTACCTGGTGCACGTGAAAACCAGAAGAGGATTtctgatgccctggaactggagtttcagttgtgagctaccatgtgggcacTAGAATCATCACTTCATAGCTTTTTCTTTCCAACAGGGATCtagagatctgaactcaagtcctcgtATTCTGTGTGGCCACCACTTTACCGACTGGCCTTCTTCTAGTCATTTACTCTTATTCTGAGACCCGGTCTTAGTGTGTGGCTTTAGTTGGTCTTAAGCTTCCTCTGCTACCCTGGTACTGGGTTGGCAGGCATGTGCCTGCCGCTTCTCTGAATGGTACCagaggttttgattttgtttgttttgttttgtgagatagTCAGAGACTATCTGGTTCATGGTTCagtctggccttggactcaccACATAGTCAAAGGTGATATCGAAtttctggtccttctgcctctagcccacaagtgctgggattacaggcatatgccatcacATCCAGTTTATAAAGTCCAACTGGTGGCCTCATGTATGTTAGTCAACCACTCTTTCTCCCTACCTAGTCCTCACCTCAGTTATATTTCTCCCAATCTGGAACATAAGGGTCCCAGAGTCTGTCACAAACACGGCTCTAGAAAGTGGTGGCTCAGGTACTGGCCTGGTACAGGATGTGCCGGTTCCATTTTGGTGTGTCCTGCCATCTCTGTGGGCTCCAGCTCCTCAGGTCAGTCAGTGCCTCAGACTCCTTAGCAGAGAGTCCAAGTCTTCACAGTGCAATCCTGCATCCACGGGGATGCCAGGTaaacatcgtgtgtgtgtgtgtgtgtgtgtgtgtgtgtgtgtgtgtgtatgtgaactcCGCACTGGATATGGTGACCCTGTCTtgaagtgggagtggggggtgggggaggggttggtgaAAGCCGGGCTACCAGAAAACCTGGTATTCACACGTGCAAAACCACCAGGAGCAAAACCCATTCGAATCCAGCACAAGGAAATACACATAATTCACAAATGATGTCAACCACTTTCATCTCAGCCTTCCTAACTGTCCTCAATGGAAGACAGACGGGAAGGAGATTGAACTCAGATGTTAATAGCGCAAGAATGCCCTGTTACCAGGATATGATGTCTCGGTGCTgcataaaaatgtaattatattcagAACTATATTTAAAGATTAAAAGGGGGACTGCCTACCACATCTAGCCCCAAACTCGgaattagaaacaaagacaaaggcAGGATGGgtttgggggtgaggggtggtgaGGGAGGGGTGTTAGGACGGGTCCCGTTCTAACCCCGTCtgctaaaaatggaaatatttctcAAAAGTTTTTACATGTTTcggctgcttttgtttttaacagattCCTGCGGCACTGATATTGATTTTGAAAGGGAGGGTTGGACCTCTCCTGGGGCCAGTGTGCAGTAAACGCTCAGAGGCCACCAGATGGGGGTCTCTCCAGCAGCCTGTGAGGGGAGATAAGAGACTTCTAGGGAATCTCTGGGAGGGCAGGTGGGCTCTGTGGAAGGTGCCAAGCGGGAGATGGACTTTGTCCTGGCCTCTGAAGGGTAGGTAGGTTCTTCACAGGGAGATAatgaataaaatactaaaatagcaacagcaataaaaacattttaggaagattttttttcttcctccctgggAAGATTTACACGGGGAAAGAATGTTCCCtttctggttttattaatttcataTCAGCAGCCGGAATgaatctctctcctccctggTCCCCAGCGCACCTCCTCTGAACCTCCCCTGCAGTTTCtagggctttctgttctttttatagtCTTTGCTCCGAGTTCCCGACTTTCACTGCAGTCTGGAAGCCTGGAGATCAGGAGCTGCTGTATCTCCTGGAGTTTTTCTTCTCCAGC is a window encoding:
- the C3H1orf127 gene encoding uncharacterized protein C1orf127 homolog → MWGSVAGVWAICLACFQPAVLPWILPFMSNKDRPRPAHAALTEKVECFSDYMTLRIPRSHVQGLRQWLAGMLLLPGTERAPNHLDSLLTKCGYLLHPAHEGSFVFRALYSACFVQKEKANYRLEIRMFQKGAKRLKQSDRYTMTCPMTAARLTEQSVRCHPSFIQVSRPWPPRTDGGQTPWLLSLRGELVASLEDASLMGLEVDIGATTITIQSPRQELLQRQEVQNTSLELLPLWLVSGSDAYSLEAACPLVSSQPGSEISVHIPKQRLGLVKRGSLFEESLSPRFLQVQQSDTFTVAEDRDFVVVSIPATQLLQDQPCQEARESSATQAFYRVDLSLDFAEMDSPVHWTVENFFQCVDSCGTDIDFEREGWTSPGASVQ